In Paenarthrobacter sp. GOM3, a single window of DNA contains:
- the sufD gene encoding Fe-S cluster assembly protein SufD, with the protein MTDITTEKARIGAPSAQPFINGFTEEGENLSPVNTRTNTSTTSEQPAAGPLGGASAKSHSHGGGVGIPDSSRAGRLTSYKLADFKPLNGLEEDWRFTPLKRLRGLHTEVLNGAAPTVSVTAPAGVVVETVGRDDKRIGQAAIPEDLVSANAWENFAEATVVTVPAELQAESEVSVLVTGAGEAPSAQHIVIVAERFSKAVVVLDHQGTAVVSENVEIIVEDGAELTVISLQEWADTAVHASSQQAKIGRDAKFKHIVVSLGGDLVRVTPSTRFTAPGADVEMFGLYFADAGQHLEQRLFVDHAVANCKSRVLYKGALQGRNAHSVWVGDVLIRKEAEGTDTYEANRNLVLTDGARADSVPNLEIETGLIEGAGHASATGRFDDEHLFYLMARGIPEKVARRLVVRGFLNEIIQQIKVPAIEERLTAAVERELAATDN; encoded by the coding sequence ATGACTGATATCACAACAGAAAAGGCGCGCATCGGCGCGCCCTCGGCCCAGCCGTTTATCAACGGCTTCACCGAGGAAGGCGAGAACCTCTCGCCCGTCAACACCAGAACGAACACCAGCACGACGTCGGAGCAGCCTGCCGCTGGTCCGCTCGGCGGCGCTTCGGCCAAGAGCCACTCGCATGGTGGCGGCGTGGGCATCCCCGACAGCTCCCGTGCAGGCCGTCTCACCTCATACAAGCTGGCTGACTTCAAGCCGTTGAACGGCCTTGAGGAAGACTGGCGCTTCACCCCGCTGAAGCGCCTGCGCGGCCTCCACACTGAGGTGCTCAACGGCGCAGCTCCCACCGTCAGCGTCACGGCGCCTGCCGGCGTCGTGGTTGAGACCGTGGGCCGCGACGACAAGCGCATTGGCCAGGCAGCCATCCCGGAGGACCTCGTGTCCGCCAATGCATGGGAGAACTTTGCCGAAGCCACGGTTGTCACCGTCCCCGCCGAACTGCAGGCCGAAAGCGAAGTTTCGGTCCTGGTCACCGGCGCCGGAGAGGCACCGTCAGCCCAGCACATCGTGATTGTGGCGGAACGCTTCTCCAAGGCTGTCGTTGTCCTTGACCACCAGGGCACTGCCGTGGTGTCCGAGAACGTCGAGATCATCGTCGAAGACGGTGCTGAACTGACAGTGATCTCACTCCAGGAATGGGCTGATACCGCTGTCCACGCGTCATCGCAGCAGGCAAAGATCGGCCGCGATGCCAAGTTCAAGCACATCGTGGTCAGCCTTGGCGGCGACCTCGTGCGTGTCACGCCGTCCACCCGCTTTACCGCACCTGGCGCCGACGTCGAGATGTTCGGCCTCTACTTCGCCGATGCCGGGCAGCACCTGGAGCAGCGCCTGTTCGTTGACCACGCCGTGGCCAACTGCAAGTCGCGGGTCCTTTACAAGGGTGCCCTGCAGGGTCGCAATGCCCACAGCGTGTGGGTCGGTGACGTCCTGATCCGCAAGGAAGCAGAAGGCACCGACACCTACGAGGCCAACCGCAACCTGGTCCTCACCGACGGCGCCCGTGCCGACTCCGTGCCAAACCTTGAAATCGAAACGGGTTTGATCGAGGGTGCTGGCCACGCCAGCGCCACCGGCCGTTTCGATGACGAGCACTTGTTCTATCTCATGGCCCGTGGCATTCCCGAAAAGGTTGCCCGCCGCCTGGTGGTCCGGGGCTTCCTCAACGAGATCATCCAGCAGATCAAGGTTCCGGCGATCGAAGAGCGCCTGACCGCAGCTGTTGAGCGCGAACTCGCCGCGACCGACAACTAA
- a CDS encoding helix-turn-helix transcriptional regulator produces MSSPVSMPPKRHAAAAGAPVAAPALPDADDRTRDRVLSAVLENGPVSAAELGDLLGFTPAAVRRHLDHLERTGVIEVKRVAKAGSGAGRPARRYVLSSRGQSKLGDDYLNIASSALRRLQELAGEDAVREYAEERFSDMERRYAPEVEAAGDDITARALALSKALTRDGFVASAHSIEAKAPLPAALSSVQLCQGHCPIQRLAAEFPVFCDTETKVFSRLVGVDVRRLSTLAQGGHVCTTHIPTGRLAATVPTGAEEQSVSPYQESNNQQERP; encoded by the coding sequence ATGAGCAGTCCAGTTTCCATGCCCCCCAAACGGCATGCTGCAGCGGCAGGGGCACCCGTTGCCGCGCCTGCGTTGCCGGACGCGGATGACCGCACCCGTGACCGCGTCCTCAGCGCCGTCCTCGAGAACGGTCCCGTGAGCGCCGCCGAACTCGGCGACCTCCTCGGATTCACCCCCGCCGCGGTTCGCCGGCACCTTGACCACTTGGAACGCACTGGCGTCATTGAGGTCAAGAGGGTTGCGAAGGCCGGATCAGGCGCAGGCCGCCCCGCACGCCGATACGTGCTCAGCTCCCGGGGACAGTCCAAGCTCGGCGACGATTACCTGAACATTGCAAGTTCAGCGCTCAGGCGGCTCCAGGAACTCGCCGGAGAGGACGCCGTCCGCGAGTACGCGGAAGAACGCTTCTCCGACATGGAACGCCGGTACGCCCCCGAAGTCGAAGCAGCCGGTGACGACATCACGGCCCGGGCGCTTGCCCTGTCGAAGGCCCTGACCCGCGACGGATTTGTTGCCTCGGCACATTCCATCGAAGCCAAGGCACCCCTGCCGGCGGCATTGTCCAGCGTGCAACTCTGCCAGGGACATTGCCCCATCCAGCGCCTCGCTGCTGAATTCCCCGTCTTTTGCGACACCGAAACCAAGGTCTTTTCCCGCTTGGTCGGCGTCGATGTCCGGCGGCTGTCCACGCTCGCGCAGGGCGGACACGTTTGCACTACCCACATACCTACCGGGCGCTTGGCTGCCACGGTGCCTACAGGTGCCGAAGAGCAGTCCGTGAGCCCGTACCAGGAATCAAACAACCAGCAAGAAAGGCCGTGA
- a CDS encoding non-heme iron oxygenase ferredoxin subunit, which translates to MSEETKGELVCNANDIQVKQALRVLIDDYPVAIVRDSMGEIHAIADTCSHADISLSEGEVEGCAIECWGHGSQFDLRSGQPLQLPAYDPVPVFAVTIDGDDVYVDVTNVVNGASVDNY; encoded by the coding sequence ATGAGTGAAGAAACCAAGGGCGAACTGGTATGCAACGCCAATGACATCCAGGTCAAGCAGGCGCTGCGCGTCCTGATCGATGACTACCCCGTAGCCATTGTGAGGGACTCGATGGGGGAGATCCACGCCATCGCCGATACCTGCTCGCACGCGGACATCTCGTTGTCCGAAGGAGAGGTTGAAGGCTGCGCGATCGAGTGCTGGGGCCACGGTTCCCAGTTCGACCTGCGCAGCGGCCAGCCCCTCCAGCTGCCTGCTTATGACCCCGTCCCGGTTTTCGCCGTCACCATCGATGGCGACGACGTCTACGTGGACGTGACCAACGTTGTGAACGGTGCCTCGGTAGATAACTACTGA
- the sufC gene encoding Fe-S cluster assembly ATPase SufC, translating to MSTLEIKDLHVSIETEQGTKEILKGVSLTIKTGETHAIMGPNGSGKSTLASTIAGHPRYTVTSGTITLDGEDVLEMSVDERARAGVFLAMQYPVEVPGVTMTNFLRTAKTAIDGEAPALRTWTKDVKAAMQQLRIDADFAQRNVNEGFSGGEKKRVEILQLELFKPKFAILDETDSGLDVDALKVVSEGVNRAHEEGNMGTLLITHYTRILRYIKPDFVHVFVDGKVVEEGGPELADRLEEEGYDRYAAGAGVAVAPAVQA from the coding sequence ATGTCAACTCTTGAGATCAAGGACCTGCACGTCAGCATTGAGACGGAGCAGGGTACCAAGGAGATCCTGAAGGGCGTCAGCCTGACCATCAAGACCGGTGAAACCCACGCCATCATGGGTCCCAACGGTTCGGGCAAGTCCACCCTCGCCTCCACCATCGCCGGCCACCCGCGTTACACGGTCACCAGCGGCACCATCACCCTGGACGGCGAAGACGTCCTGGAGATGAGCGTCGACGAGCGTGCACGTGCAGGCGTTTTCCTGGCCATGCAGTACCCGGTAGAGGTTCCCGGTGTGACCATGACCAACTTCCTGCGCACCGCCAAGACCGCCATCGACGGCGAAGCGCCGGCCCTTCGCACCTGGACCAAGGACGTCAAGGCAGCGATGCAGCAGCTGCGCATCGACGCTGACTTTGCCCAGCGCAACGTCAACGAAGGCTTCTCCGGTGGCGAGAAGAAGCGCGTCGAGATCCTCCAGTTGGAACTCTTCAAGCCGAAGTTCGCCATCCTCGACGAGACCGACTCCGGCCTTGACGTCGACGCTTTGAAGGTTGTCTCCGAAGGCGTTAACCGCGCGCACGAAGAGGGCAACATGGGCACGCTGCTCATCACCCACTACACGCGTATCCTCCGCTACATCAAGCCTGACTTCGTTCACGTGTTCGTTGACGGCAAGGTTGTGGAAGAGGGCGGCCCCGAGTTGGCAGACCGCCTTGAAGAAGAGGGCTACGACCGCTACGCCGCAGGCGCCGGCGTTGCCGTTGCTCCTGCCGTACAGGCCTAG
- a CDS encoding metal-sulfur cluster assembly factor, which translates to MTEINTARTSLEDVEEALKDVIDPELGVNVVDLGLLYGLKYSEEDGALLIDMTLTTAACPLTDVLEEQVGKSLDGVVDDWRLNWVWMPPWGPERITDDGKDQMRALGFNI; encoded by the coding sequence ATGACCGAAATCAACACGGCGCGCACCAGCCTCGAGGATGTAGAGGAGGCGCTCAAGGACGTCATTGACCCCGAACTCGGAGTCAATGTCGTGGACTTGGGACTTCTTTACGGGCTCAAGTATTCGGAAGAGGACGGCGCCCTCCTGATCGACATGACACTGACAACAGCGGCCTGCCCGTTGACGGACGTGCTTGAAGAGCAGGTTGGCAAGTCCCTCGACGGAGTCGTTGACGATTGGCGCCTGAACTGGGTATGGATGCCGCCGTGGGGTCCCGAGCGGATCACCGACGACGGCAAGGACCAGATGCGGGCCCTCGGCTTCAACATCTGA
- the ypfJ gene encoding KPN_02809 family neutral zinc metallopeptidase: MSFNDGAQLDPSQVEDRRGSGMGRGTKIGGGIGGGIVVLLLALFGINPSILGDLTGGGSQPPAIESGTAGAGGLQDCQTGADADKRLDCRITGTVNSLNAFWPSYLAQYNVQYSRPGTVIFDQATNTGCGPATTDVGPFYCPTDVKAYFDPGFFDELVTRFGSSGGPLAQEYVVAHEFGHHVQNILGNLDKAQQDPQGPQSGGVRVELQADCYAGLWVRHATTQTDASGKPFLDPLTEQDLQDALSAASAVGDDRIQKAATGRVSPESWTHGSSAQRQKWFYQGYTTGDINKCDTFGVAAP; the protein is encoded by the coding sequence ATGAGTTTCAATGACGGTGCACAGCTTGACCCTTCCCAGGTGGAAGACCGACGTGGCAGCGGAATGGGCCGCGGAACCAAGATCGGTGGTGGAATCGGAGGCGGCATCGTGGTGCTGCTCCTGGCCCTTTTCGGGATCAATCCCAGCATCCTGGGCGATCTGACAGGCGGCGGTAGCCAACCACCTGCCATCGAAAGCGGCACCGCAGGCGCGGGAGGCCTCCAGGATTGCCAGACCGGAGCCGACGCCGACAAACGACTTGATTGCCGGATCACGGGTACGGTCAACAGCCTCAATGCGTTTTGGCCGAGCTATCTGGCCCAGTACAACGTCCAGTATTCCCGCCCGGGGACAGTCATCTTCGACCAAGCCACCAACACAGGTTGCGGGCCAGCAACCACGGACGTGGGTCCTTTCTACTGCCCCACCGACGTGAAAGCCTATTTCGATCCCGGCTTCTTCGATGAACTGGTGACCCGCTTCGGCTCCTCCGGCGGCCCCCTGGCGCAGGAGTATGTGGTGGCCCACGAATTTGGACACCATGTGCAGAACATCCTGGGCAACCTCGATAAGGCCCAGCAGGACCCGCAAGGTCCCCAGTCCGGTGGTGTCAGGGTGGAACTGCAAGCCGACTGCTACGCAGGATTGTGGGTCCGGCACGCCACAACGCAAACCGATGCAAGCGGCAAGCCGTTCTTGGATCCCCTGACCGAACAGGACCTGCAGGACGCGCTGTCGGCCGCCTCCGCCGTCGGCGATGACCGCATTCAAAAAGCGGCCACCGGCCGGGTATCCCCGGAATCGTGGACGCACGGTTCCAGCGCACAGCGGCAGAAGTGGTTCTACCAGGGCTACACCACGGGTGACATCAACAAATGCGACACCTTCGGAGTTGCCGCTCCCTAA
- the sufB gene encoding Fe-S cluster assembly protein SufB, which yields MTDQIAEKAVADGTVISEILEKNPELHGIGNYEYGWADKNDVGANARRGLNEEVVRDISSKKNEPEWMLDLRLKGLKYFDRKPMPTWGADLSGIDFDNIKYFVRSTEKQAATWEDLPEDIRNTYEKLGIPEAERSRLVSGVAAQYESEVVYHQIREDLEAQGVIFLDTDTALREHPEIFQEYFGTVIPVGDNKFASLNTSVWSGGSFVYVPKGVHVDIPLQAYFRINTENMGQFERTLIIADEDSYVHYIEGCTAPIYTSDSLHSAVVEIIVKKGARVRYTTIQNWSTNVYNLVTKRAICEEGATMEWIDGNIGSKVTMKYPAVYLVGEHAKGETLSIAFAGEGQHQDTGSKMVHIAPNTKSSIISKSVARGGGRAAYRGLVQVREGAKHSANTVRCDALLVDTISRSDTYPYIDIREDDVVMGHEATVSRVSEEQLFYLMSRGMPEDEAMAMIVRGFIEPIARELPMEYALELNRLIELQMEGSVG from the coding sequence ATGACGGACCAAATAGCAGAGAAAGCGGTAGCCGACGGCACTGTGATCTCGGAGATTCTGGAGAAGAATCCCGAACTGCACGGTATCGGAAACTACGAGTACGGCTGGGCCGACAAGAACGACGTAGGCGCCAACGCCCGTCGTGGCCTCAACGAGGAGGTCGTCCGCGACATCTCCTCGAAGAAGAACGAGCCCGAATGGATGCTCGATCTGCGCCTTAAAGGCCTGAAGTACTTCGACCGTAAGCCCATGCCCACCTGGGGTGCAGACCTCTCCGGCATCGACTTCGACAACATCAAGTACTTTGTGCGTTCCACCGAGAAGCAGGCGGCAACGTGGGAAGACCTTCCGGAAGACATCCGGAACACCTACGAGAAGCTTGGCATCCCCGAAGCTGAGCGCAGCCGCTTGGTATCCGGTGTCGCGGCACAGTACGAATCCGAGGTCGTGTACCACCAGATACGTGAGGACCTGGAAGCCCAGGGCGTCATCTTCCTGGACACCGACACCGCGCTGCGCGAGCACCCCGAGATCTTCCAGGAGTACTTCGGCACCGTCATCCCGGTGGGCGACAACAAGTTCGCTTCGCTGAACACCTCGGTATGGTCCGGTGGATCGTTCGTGTACGTACCCAAGGGCGTACACGTGGATATCCCGCTGCAGGCGTACTTCCGCATCAACACCGAGAACATGGGCCAGTTCGAGCGCACGCTCATCATCGCCGATGAAGACTCCTACGTTCACTACATCGAAGGTTGCACGGCGCCGATCTACACTTCGGATTCCCTGCACTCGGCTGTCGTGGAGATCATCGTGAAGAAGGGCGCCCGCGTCCGCTACACGACCATCCAGAACTGGTCCACCAACGTGTACAACCTGGTCACCAAGCGCGCCATCTGCGAAGAGGGCGCCACCATGGAGTGGATCGATGGCAACATCGGTTCCAAGGTGACCATGAAGTACCCGGCCGTCTACCTCGTTGGCGAGCACGCCAAGGGTGAGACACTGTCCATCGCGTTTGCAGGCGAGGGCCAGCACCAGGACACCGGTTCCAAGATGGTTCACATCGCCCCGAACACCAAGAGCTCCATCATTTCCAAGTCCGTGGCCCGCGGAGGCGGCCGTGCAGCTTACCGCGGCCTGGTCCAGGTCCGCGAGGGCGCCAAGCACTCGGCCAACACGGTCCGTTGCGATGCCCTCCTGGTGGACACCATTTCCCGCTCGGATACGTACCCGTACATCGACATCCGCGAGGATGACGTTGTCATGGGCCACGAGGCCACCGTTTCCCGCGTCAGCGAAGAACAGCTCTTCTATCTGATGTCCCGCGGCATGCCCGAAGACGAGGCCATGGCCATGATCGTGCGCGGCTTTATTGAGCCGATCGCCCGTGAACTCCCCATGGAGTACGCCCTTGAGCTGAACCGCTTGATTGAACTGCAGATGGAAGGGTCCGTCGGTTAA